GAAGCCCTTCTTAATGATGCTGAATTACGCGCAGTGCCAATTGTGGTTCCTAGCCGTGGTTCTAAATTGTTAGGTGGCACGCTACAAACTGAATTAACTCAAGAAGAAGTTCAACAAACTTTGGTTGAAGGCTTCTTCCCTGTTGTTCCTGTGACTGAGCACCCAGTTCAATCTGCACGTGGTGCATTAACTCAAATGGGTCTTCCTTATGCACAAGATGCAGCGGTAACTCGTCACCTTGCTAGTTTCTTAACACGTCAACAAGCAGCAACTGATGAAGTATTTGGTCAACAAAACGAATCCGATTTTATTAAACCAACGGCCATTCTTTTAAATGGTGGAGTTCTAAAATCAAACCTACTTGCAGAGCGTCTACTTGGCATTATTAATCAGTGGTTAATCGATGGCGAAGCGGAAGACGCAAAACTGCTTGAAGGTCTTGACCTTGATTTAGCTGTTGCGGCTGGTGCTTCTTACTACGGCTCTGTTCGTACCGGTAAGGGTGTTCGTATCCGTGGTGGCATTGCATCAAGTTACTATGTTGGTATCGAAAGCTCTATGCCTGCGATTCCTGGAATGGAACCACCAATGGAAGCATTGTGTGTTGCTCCATTTGGTATGGAAGAAGGCTCGCACGCCGATGTACCTAGCCAACAATTTGGTTTGGTGATTGGCCAACCGGTGCAATTTAAGTTCTATGGTTCAACGACTCGTCGTGACGACCAAGCCGGTACACATTTGGATTTCTGGATGCCAGAAGAGCTAGAAGAGTTACCTGCAATTCAAGTGACATTACCTGTTACTGAAGGCCGCACAGCAGGTGAAGTGGTGCCTGTTCGTTTAGCCTCTAAAGTGACTGAACTTGGTACTCTTTATCTTGAAGCTATTGCTGCTGACAGCGGTGAGAAATGGCACGTTGAGTTCGATGTTCGTGAAGCGTAATTTAAATATTATTCTTCGCTAGTTACGCATCTTAAGAGTTCAGTCACCGTTATGGAGGCTGAACTCTTTTACTATATATCCTTTGTATTTTTGCTGTTGCCTTCTTATACCAATGTAACTAATTAGATGTTCATTATTGATATTGGTATTACTAACAGCTACAAGACTAACATTACGTCGGGGTTTTTATGAGTTCTTCTAATCGCTATTTAATTGGTATCGATCTTGGTACTACTCACACCGTTGTTGCTTATACTGATATTTCTCTTGGTATTGAAACTAGCCCAATTGAAATCTTCAATATCGACCAATTGGTTGGACCGGGTGAAGTGGCTCGTAAACCCCTACTTCCATCATTTCGTTACCACGCATCAAAAAGTCAGCTCACTGAAAATGATCTGACGCTGCCTTGGAATGTAAAGACAATTGAGGGGGAGATAAAAAACGCCATCATTGGTGAATGGGCCCGTGAATTGGGATCAAAAGTAGAAGGTCGCCAAGTCGTGAGTGCTAAAAGTTGGTTATCTCATACCAAAGTTGATCGCACCTCTGATATTCTTCCTTGGGCAGGCGCAGATGATGTCGAAAAAGTGTCACCTATTGTTGCCAGTGCAAGCTATTTAAACCATGTACGCCAATCGTGGAATTATCATCACCCAGACGCTCCAATGGAGCTTCAAGAAGTCGTTGTTACTGTACCAGCCTCTTTTGATGAAAGTGCTCGCTCATTTACTATCGAAGCAGCAAAACTGGCAGGTCTTGATAAGATCATTCTATTGGAAGAACCACAAGCCGTTTGTTATGACTGGTACCACCATCATCAAGATACTGCAAAAGACATTTTAAAGAACATCCCGTTAATGGTGGTGTGCGATGTAGGCGGCGGTACTACCGATTTAAGTTTAATCCAAGCACGTTTTAATAAAGACGAATTAGCTCTTGATCGTATCGGTGTGGGTGATCACCTAATGCTAGGCGGCGACAACATCGATTTAGCCTTAGCGCATTTAGCTGAACAGCGTTTAGATAGCGGTAAGAAAATGACGGCAGCCGCGTTAACCAAACTTATCCAACAAACTCGCAAAACCAAAGAACGTTTGCTATCTGCTAACGCCCCTGAATCTGGTCACATTACTCTTCTGGGGTCAGGCTCTAAACTATTAGGTGGCAGCCGCAAAGTTGAGTTAACCAAAGAAGAAGTACATCAGATCGCACTGGATGGATTCTTACCACTGACCGACTTTAGTGACCGTCCAAATCAGCGTCAAACTGCTGTTGTTGAATTTGGCTTACCTTACGCATCAGATCCTGCGATCAGTAAACACCTAGCTCAATTCTTAGATAACCATAAAGAAGTCTCTGCAAAAGCATTAGGTTGGGATGATGCGGAATTAGCTAATCATGACGACCGTGCTATACCTGTGGGTCTGTTACTCAATGGCGGCGTATTTAATAGTCCGCTATTAGCTGAACGTTCACTTGAATTGATGAATAACTGGAAAGGTGACACTGTCACTCAACTATCTAACCCTCATCCTGATTTGGCTGTTGCTTACGGTGCCGTTGCTTATGGTAAAGCACGTCATGGTGCACAGTTAAAGATTGGCGGTGGTTCGGCTCGTTCATTCTATTTGCAATTAGAAGAGAAAAATAAACAGCCTCAAGGTTTATGTTTATTGGCAAAAGGCAGTGAAGAAGGCGAAGAAATTCGCATGACAAGTCGTCGTTTCTCACTAACTTTAGGCGAACCAGTTCGATTTAATTTGCTTTCAACAACAAAAGGTCAACTTGCGACCTCAGGAATGATCACTGAGTTATCCGACCCTAGTTTTGTTAGCTTACCTCCTTACGTAGTAACACTTGAATCAAGTAAATCAAAAGATGAACTGCACGCAAACCAGAAAGATCGCGTTGAAGTAACTCTCGCTTGTCAATTTACAGAAGTCGGAACCATTAAAATTGAATGCGTTTCTGTTGAAGACGATTCGCTGCGTTGGTTAGTCGAATTTGAAGTACGTAATCAAGCCTCCAATAAAAGTGCTAACCTTGCGGATCAAATTAGCCTTCCTCCTCGTCTACCGAATGCTATAGCAAGTATTAAAGAGGCTTATGGCGGCAGCAAACAAAACCCAAATGCCATTAAAGCCTTTTCTAAAAACATAGAGAAGCTGATAGGTAAACGTGAATCATGGGATTTAATTACCTCACGGGAACTAGCAACCGCATTACTTGACAGTAAAAAACGTCGCCGCCGTTCTGATAAACATGAACAAAACTGGTTAAAAATGACAGGTTTTGCTCTGCGTCCTGGTTTTGGCTACCCTGCCGATGAATGGAAGATATCTCAAGCATGGGAAACCTATCAACAAGGCATTCAATTCGAGTCGAAACAATCTTGGAACGACTGGTGGACATTCTGGCGTCGAATTTCTGGAGGTCTAAACCAAGAGCAACAAGAAACGATTTTAGCTGATATGGCAAAATACCTACATCCAGGTTCTTTGCGCAACCCAAAAACATTGGAAGAAGCCAGTAACAAAAGTTATGAGGCAATGGTTCGCCTAGCTGCAGCACTAGAACACCTCGATGTAGAAGATAAAATGTTAATTGCTTCTTGGGTACTAGGCCATGCAAAAAATGGTAACCAACCGCAGGTGCACTGGTGGGCTTTAGGTCGAATTTGTTCACGTTCACCATTTTATGGTAGCCAACATAATTTAGTGCCTCCAAGTCAAATCTCTCAGTGGCTACCAACATTATTAGAACAAGACTGGAAAGAACAACCAATGGCTGGTTTTGCTGCTGTCATGATGGCTCGCTTAACTGGAGATAGAACCCTAGATGTATCGGATGATTATCGAGAAAAGATCATTGATAAATTGAAAAAAGAACGCTGCCCACAAAGTTGGATTGGACTAGTATCAAGTCAACAAGCATTAACAGAAGCGGATTCTAAACGCTTATTTGGTGATGCATTACCTGCAGGCTTACGTCTAATTAATTAGATGAATTCTCATTAATGCTTTAATTTGTTATATGAGAAATGAATATCTTTGGTGAAAAATTGCACACCACTGTCAAAGGTGTGCAAACATCATCTTATTCTTCTTCTAATTGCATTTGATTCAAGTATACTGAAATCATCACATTTTGAAGGTAACTTTTATGATTGAAAGCGCCATATTGGCGATCATAGTGTTACTTTATTTTGTTGGTTGGTCCCGTTTCGGTACTCGAGAATTACGCAATGCAGCTAAGAGGTTAAGTGATATCGCCTCTGTTCCACAAGAGCTGATTATTGAATGGATTATGTATAATAAACAGATATTGGATATCAATGAGTTTCAACGTTTTATCATCCATTTAAATAAAGCCGACACCGAAAACTTAAAACATGAATTGGATAGCTTTTCTCATTATCTTGAAATTCATGCGCCCGAACATACTATTTCAATTAATCGGGTATAATATACAAAAAAAGCTCATTGCCTTCACAATGAGCTTTTCTTTTAAATAAAATGGCGAATCTAGCCTAACTTCTTGTTCCTAACTTCACTTTGCCCTTAGAATTAAACCATAAGACTTGTGATTTTTTCTTACCAATTAATAATGGTAAGTCATCATAAAATAAGAAGTTCTTCCACGTTTTCTTAAACGTTCCCCATGAGGTTTCAATTAAGTTATATTTCTCATAACAAAAATAGATAGTTACTTCATCTGACCAATCAATAAACTCTAGCACTTCTTCAGGTAATGATTCATTATCGCTGTCCCAGCGGTGTTGCCAATCAATTTCATTTGTCCACGAGCTTTTCTTCATTGGCCACTCTTTTGAGCCAAAATGATCTGCCGTAGGGCTATTACTACTAATAAAGTCATTCCAAACTTGAGCTGATTTTGCTTGAGTGAATGGTTTAATTAAAGGCAGCAAGGCATCATCAACAGGCATTGATTGATGAGTAAAAATCCACTTGCGATTGTATTCATCTAAAGGTAAATAGCTCATAAACTCTTTCTATAGTAAGGCATGTGCCTCTATTCTATCGTCTTTTTTTATTAAGCCCAAATAAGAATATCTAACAATAGCTTGATTTTTATCATCCTCCCCCTCATAACAGTAGTATTGAATAGTCAAAATTATTCAAAACCATAAATATAACGAAAGATTACACATGCCTTCTTGCTTCCATTTATGTGTAATCGCCATTACAAGAATTATTAAATGATTACGCATGTTGGCATTTTAGATCAAGACCCCGTACGTCTAATCACCCCACTTTTAGATTTATCGGTGAAAGGCGAACACATGGTGTTCATTGGCGATGAAACTCAAAAAGAGATGTTCCATCGACTGGAGTCAATTCTAAAATATAAAGGGATCAGTTCTGATTTTTTTGAAATCCCTAATATTGTTGATACCCACGCAATCAAGCAATCATTGCAAGCACTTGCTGCTGAAATGAAACTTCACTTTAGTGACATCAAATTAAATGCAAGTTGTGGTCTTCGTCACCGTCTTCTTTCTGCCTATGAAGTGTTCCGTTCATATCATTGGCCAATCTTTGTTGTAGAGCCATACAGTGACAAATTATGTTGGTTATACCCAGATGGTCGCAAACAAAAACACGTTGCTGATAATATTCGCTTGAGTGATTATCTTGCTATTTTTGGGGCTCGCTGTGAGTTTTCAGAAACTGAATTACCAGAAAGTATCGATAAGCGCTTAAGAGAACTATGCCAACGCTGGGCAAGCAACGCATTAGAGTTAGGCCCGGGCTTAGCAACATTAAACTATTTAGCCACCACTTGTCGTAAAGAACAACGTTTAGATGTTGAAGTAACAGAGAAACAACAGAGCTATAAAGAACTTAATATGCTACTAACTGATCTTGTTGAAACAGGGTTAGCTACGTATGAAAATGGCATACTCACTTTTGATTGCGAAGAAGCTCGTCGTTTAGCCAATGGTGAATGGCTTGAAATATTGGTTCACAACACGGTTGTCGATATTCAGCAATATTTACCAACTCTGCAAGACCACTCGTTAAATGTTCAAGTGCATCGGGAAATTGGTGAAAAAGACGTTCGTAATGAACTTGATGTGGTTAGTATCGTAAATAACAAACTGCATATCATTGAATGTAAAACCAAAGGCATGCGTGATGATGGTGATGATACGCTATACAAATTAGAATCATTACGTGATTTACTTGGTGGACTGCAAGCTCGTGCAATGCTTGTTAGCTTCCGTCCTCTACGTAATAACGACATTATGCGCGCACAAGACTTAGGCTTGGCGATTATCGGCCCTGATGAATTAGGCGATCTTAAAAAACATCTTCTTAACTGGTTCTTAGCGGCCGGTGGTCATTAATATTTTCGATTAAGATCCTCTCTGATACTAAAAAGGCCCTGTTGTGGGCCTTTTTTAATGCTTTTCAATTCATATAAAAAATGCCGCTGATTCTCTATGAACCAGCGGCATTCTATACTTATTTATGCTCTTTCTATTATAGAAGATTTCGAGCCGCTTCAATTACCACTTTAATTGAACGCGCTTCTGTTTCTTTTAGCGTAGCGTGATCTGGGATTTCTTTTTGAGTACGGTTAATAATTACACCTGCTACACAACCAGCACGTAAACCAGAGCTTGCACACATAGTTAATAGCGTCGCTGATTCCATTTCAAAGTTCAATACGCCCATGTCTTGCCATTCTTGCATAGAACCTTGGAAACGCTTAACAACACGACCAGAGAATGTGTCGTAACGCTCTTGACCTGGGTAGAAGGTATCACTTGATGCTGTTACACCTGTGTGTACATTTGCACCTTGATCAACAACCGCTTTACGCATTGCAGTTGCAACGTCAAAGTCTGCAACTGCAGGGAATTCCATTGGAGCAAAGTGAAGACTTGCGCCATCTAAACGAACTGAGCCTGTAGTAACGATCATATCACCTACATTCACATGAGGTTGAATTGCACCTGTTGTACCTACACGTAAGAAAGTACGAACACCAAGTTGAGCAAGTTCTTCAACCGCAATCGATGTTGATGGACCACCAATACCTGTAGAACATACAACAATTTTCTTGCCATCTAATTCAGCTAAGTACACTGTGTATTCACGGTGGCTTGCTAAAAACTTAGGGTTTTCCATTTGTTCTGCGATTTTCTGAACACGTGCTGGATCACCTGGGATGATCGCCATTTCTGCACCTTGAAGATCTTCTTTTGTTACGCCTAAATGGAATACTGCTGCTGTCATGGTTAGCTCCTTGCGGTTTTGTAGGGCCGCGTTAATTAAATTAGTTATATTTGATTTGATGAAGTTACTTTACCCAATTAAATGACGGCTTTATGTGACAAAGACCTCAAATGACATGCTTTCACATTACATTCTTGCAAAGAAAATCGATTGGCATCACATAAAAATAGAAAAGCGCTCATAATACGAGCGCTTTAATTTGAGTTACTTCACTAAATTCATTTGTATATTATTACTCTTTCTCTTTAAAGCGTAATAAACGAAGCGCATTTAAAGTAACGAGAACTGTTGCGCCGCTATCTGCTAATACCGCAACCCATAAACCGGTAATACCAAACAAGCTAGTCACTAAGAAGACAGCTTTTAAACCAAGCGCTAAGGTAATGTTCTGACGAATATTGCTTAGTGTTGCTTTTGATAGTGCCACCATTGGTGCAAGCTCTTCTAAGCGGTTATGCGTTAACGCAGCATCTGCTGTTTCAAGAGCAACATCGGTTCCCCCTCCCATCGCTATACCAATAGATGCGGTTTTCATTGCTGGTGCATCGTTAATGCCATCACCTACCATTGCCGTTTTCGCATTAGCGGTTAATTGCTCAACATACTTCACTTTATCTGAAGGTAATAAACCTGCTTTATAGTCAATATTTAACTCCGCAGCGATGGCTTTTGCTGCTCGCTCATTATCACCAGTAAGCATGATTGGTTTAATTCCTAATTTAACCAACTTTTCTACAGCCATTTTAGCATCAGCGCGGAGTTCATCACGCCATGCTAATAATCCAGAGATCTGCTCATTAATCAGAACCAGAACAACGGTTTTACCTTGCTGCTCTAAGAAGGCGATTTGGCTTTCAATTTCAGGAATAACTTCACCATCAAATTGTTGAGGTGCATACAATTCAATATGTTGATCGTTAACCGTTCCTTTAATGCCTTTACCAACAACGGTCTCACGATTATCTGCTTCAATAACCGTTAGCCCCTGCTCTTGCGCTCTAACTACAACAGCTCTTGCTAGCGGATGAGACGATCCCATTTCTACCGCAGCTGATTGAAGTAAAATACTTTCTTCCGTTTCGGTTTCAGTTAATACTCGGATATCGGTTAAAACTGGTTTTCCTTGTGTTAATGTGCCTGTTTTATCAAATGCGATATTTTGGATATGACCTAACTCTTCTAGAGCTGCGCCACCTTTAATTAATGCACCACGCTTTGCAGCCGTTGCTAAACCAGAAGTAATCGCTGCAGGCGTAGAAATCACTAACGCACAGGGACAAGCAATCAATAACATAGCTAAACCACGATAAATCCATGTATCCCATGACTGACCAAACATCAGTGGTGGAATAATGATAACCAATAACGACAGCACCATCATTGCCGGAGTATACCAACGGCTAAATTTATCAAGGAAACGCTCTAATGGTGCTTTACGTGATTCTGCTTCTTCAATTAGGTGAAGAATACGATCAATGGCATTTTCACCTTGAGCTGAAGTAATCTGAATCTCAATAACGCGATCATTAACAATAGAACCTGCCATCAATGGATCGTTTGCCTTTTTATCAACAGGTACAGATTCCCCTGTTAAAGCACTTTCATCAAACGATGCAAACTCAGAAAGTAAAATTGCATCCGCCGCTAATCGGTCACCTGGGCTCACCTGCACACGATCACCTACATTCAATTCAGAGGCTGCAACTTCTTCTTTGGTTCCATCACTATTAATTCGTAGAGCGGTATCTGGCACTAAATCCATTAATGCTTTAACACCACTTCTCGCTTTTGCTGATGCATAGCCTTCTAACTGTTCACCTAACATAAACAATAAGATGACCATTGCCGCTTCAACGGTTTCACCTAGATACACTGCACCAATAGCAGCAACCGTCATTAGCGTTTCAATTGAGAATGGTGAACCATTTTTTGCCAAACGAATGGCTTTACGACCAATCGGAATCAAACCAAACAGTCCTGCAACGGTAAATGCAATCGTTCCCAGTTCTTTGTTTACAATATTAATGCCTGTAGCAATTACTAAAAAAGCAACCAATAGCAATAACAATGCGTTCTTTTTCCAAAATGGTTGAGCCACATTTTCTGATGCATTTTTTGCATTCATATCCGTTAGTGGAAAGCCTGTGGTTCTAGCAACACTTTCAACCACATCAAATACTGATTCATCTTTTGTTCTTACTGTAAGTTTTTCTGTTGCAAAAACAACATTCGCATCAACTACATCTGGAATGGCAAGAATGGCTTTTTTTAGTTTTGCCGCGCAACTTGGGCAATCCATCTCAGAAATTAACCAGCTACGAGATAACGTACCTTTCTCGGATACTTGAGGAATGACAACTAAGGGGTCTGATTCTCCAGGATCTGAGCCGCAACATGAATCAGAACTCGTTGGTTTATCAACGCCGCTGCAACAATCCGTAGTAGCACTTTCTGCTTTGATAGTTGATATTTTTGGCGTTGCACAACATGAGCTTGATGGGTTGTGCTTATGATCATGGCTGTGTGTCGATTTATGAGTAGTACACATGAGATATTCCTTTGTTAAATGTTAGGTTTGAATTCACTCTCACCATTAACTATAAACCTTAGAGTTAACTCTAAGGTCAAGGATATTTTTTCTATCAGAAACAAAAAAGACACCGAAGTGTCTTTTTGTAAGAAGAGATGAAACTAAAGATTAAACGGGGTGTTTAAAACAGTGACCTATTGATTCACTAATAGCCTGAAGAACATTGCGACGAGTAATAATTCCAACTAACTTACCACCTTCAACCACTGGGTAAATCTTTGGCTTGTTTTCTGTCATCGTCTGAGCCAAATCAACAATCGCATCATCAGGTGTAACGGTTAACACTTCGGTCTTCATTACATCTGCAACAACATGTGTATCTTGACAGTGATAACTCACACCTAATAATGACTTAATTAAATCTTGCTCAGAAATAAACCCAATAACCTCACGTTGCTCGTTAACAACTGGACCACCAATATGTTGTGAAGTAATAAATTGATCTAACGCCGCTGCTAATGACATATCCGCTGTCAAATATAGAGGTCGTACACTCATGTATTGTTTTACTTTTTTATTTTCCATTATAGCCCCCTAACGTGCTATCGCTTACTTCGATAACTTAAGTGTGGACTATTTTTGGAAAATTGCTAAATCGCTCTTTCCTATCTCTGTGATGGATAAAACCTATTGAGCAAAAAAGAAGTAGAAAATTATGCACTACCTAACAAAACATCGATCAATATTTTCTTGTTTTGTTCAACAGAGGACATTACGTTTTCATACCCAGCAGTGTTATTTGTGCGCTCCATTCTATGAATAATAGCTAGACACTGTTTGATATTTTCAGGGTTTCTCATTAAGTTCTTACCCTTCAACGTTAAAGTAAGAAGCATATAGTTCAAATCTGATGAATACGGATACGTTTGTCCTATTTTGATCAATTGAAGTCTATTCTCATCTGCGGATTTTTGTGCTCTGAGCCACTGATACACTTTATTTAATTTTTGGAAATGTACCATTGATTGTTGCAGTAATTGTGGTGAGTTCTTTTTTAGATTCGCTTGATCAAACACTTTATATAAAGCGACACACAGCTTCACTTCACCAGCCATAGCTAAAACGCCAAATGTAGCCACACGAAATTCATCTGATGCGACTTTACGCTCGGATAAAAAACGATGATAACAAGTTGCTGCAATTGCTTTTGCTTTATAACGCTTACCTTGTTTAAACAATTGTCGCGCTATAAAAATATTAATATAACCTTGCAATTCATCACGCTTATCCATGGATACTCGTTTTTTCAACGTGATAACTAATTGACCAAAAAATCGTCGATATTTTTCTTTATTAAACTGATGATTCGATTTATATACTGTATCGGCAATATCCAATATCATTTTGTTTAATGTTACTGGTGTAATACCAATATGATAAAAACGTTTCATTATCATGTTATGAATAAGAGTATGCTCATTATTCTCGATGATAAAAGTTAAATAAGAATAGAAAGCACTGTCACTTTTTGGGTTATTTTCAAACGCTTTTGATAGAGATGCTTGCTGCTTACTTTTTTGTTTTGCTTCTTCATATATTTCAGCCAACATTAAATTAGCTTTAAATAAGTATTTTTTAGAACGCAATAACAATTCTAAAACGGGTATCGCTTTTGGTTTTTCAACCATTTGGCAATACGCCATTAAATTTTGTGGCATGATTTCGCTTTTATCATGACGTTGATATACCTTTTTGAACGTCATAAAGTCTTTCGCTTTATAAAGTTCTTCTAAGGTCATGTTCAACAGCATTCTATTTTTGTACATACCTGTAAACGTCTGCGCTCTTTTTATAAAAGCCGCTTGTGATCCTTTAACTTCCGCGATTAACTTTTCTATTAATAACGTTAAGTTAAATGATTTCTTTATTAGTTCATCAATATAACCGTAATTGATAGGGCTATTAACAATAAAATCAGGGAACAATTCTCTCGCATTTAAATCATCGACTTGAGAATCTTCATTCTCAATATCAACGATAAAAATAGGACGCTTACCAAACTTAGCTTTCGCTCGAGCATTATCAACAATTTCAGCAATAACTTCATGCGATGAGTAATGATACTCAATGAAATAATAATCATAGACAGGTAGATCTGATGCTTTCATGCCAAGATTAAAATTATCCGCACTTTTAAAACCCGCTTTTTGAAAAAATTGACGAATTTGAGTGCTGCGTTCACGTTTTTCAGTAAACACCAAAACATTCATTTGCGGAATACGTCTAATTAATTCGGCACTGCTCATTTATATTACAACTCTAATGAAAACAACAAACACAATATACCAACCTGTAAAAATCAACTTATATTAGTTTTAACAAACACAACACAGTTCGTTTGCATTTAACTCATTACAGGAATTTCGCGCTACTTTACCACAAAATAGCGCGAAATTAGATCATTATATGTTAGTCAGTAGCGCTTGTAATGGATGCTTTAATTGCTGCCCTTCAAATCGCTTAACCTGACTACGGCATGAATAACCTGTAATCAAGCAACGTTCCTTATCCAAACTAGCTAGATTTCCTTTCCAACTTAATTCATAGATTGCTTTGGATGAGGCCAATTTGTCAGCCTCGTGTCCATAAGTTCCTGCCATGCCACAACAGCCAACAGGAACCGTATTTAATCGTAAACCAAAATGACCAAAAATTGCCCCCCACTCCTTTTCAGCGTTCGGCAATTTCGTTTTTTCCGTACAATGGGCAAATAATTGCCAAGCTCTAGTATCAAATA
The Aliivibrio fischeri ATCC 7744 = JCM 18803 = DSM 507 DNA segment above includes these coding regions:
- a CDS encoding CBS domain-containing protein, with the protein product MENKKVKQYMSVRPLYLTADMSLAAALDQFITSQHIGGPVVNEQREVIGFISEQDLIKSLLGVSYHCQDTHVVADVMKTEVLTVTPDDAIVDLAQTMTENKPKIYPVVEGGKLVGIITRRNVLQAISESIGHCFKHPV
- a CDS encoding tetratricopeptide repeat protein; translation: MSSAELIRRIPQMNVLVFTEKRERSTQIRQFFQKAGFKSADNFNLGMKASDLPVYDYYFIEYHYSSHEVIAEIVDNARAKAKFGKRPIFIVDIENEDSQVDDLNARELFPDFIVNSPINYGYIDELIKKSFNLTLLIEKLIAEVKGSQAAFIKRAQTFTGMYKNRMLLNMTLEELYKAKDFMTFKKVYQRHDKSEIMPQNLMAYCQMVEKPKAIPVLELLLRSKKYLFKANLMLAEIYEEAKQKSKQQASLSKAFENNPKSDSAFYSYLTFIIENNEHTLIHNMIMKRFYHIGITPVTLNKMILDIADTVYKSNHQFNKEKYRRFFGQLVITLKKRVSMDKRDELQGYINIFIARQLFKQGKRYKAKAIAATCYHRFLSERKVASDEFRVATFGVLAMAGEVKLCVALYKVFDQANLKKNSPQLLQQSMVHFQKLNKVYQWLRAQKSADENRLQLIKIGQTYPYSSDLNYMLLTLTLKGKNLMRNPENIKQCLAIIHRMERTNNTAGYENVMSSVEQNKKILIDVLLGSA